Proteins encoded within one genomic window of Halodesulfurarchaeum formicicum:
- a CDS encoding DUF7127 family protein, whose translation MERNAQVRSDVPVRRYQTESGARIVADLGASVADASVEVLGDVALVVVERADGEDRQFEIDLPTGSLADTFIRNGILTIEVNEA comes from the coding sequence ATGGAGAGAAATGCGCAGGTTCGGTCGGACGTACCGGTGCGGCGATACCAGACCGAGAGCGGGGCACGGATCGTCGCCGACCTCGGGGCGTCGGTGGCCGACGCGAGCGTCGAGGTCCTCGGGGACGTGGCGCTCGTGGTCGTCGAACGGGCCGATGGGGAGGATCGGCAGTTCGAGATCGACCTGCCGACGGGTAGCCTCGCGGATACGTTTATCAGGAACGGCATCCTCACTATCGAGGTGAACGAGGCATGA
- a CDS encoding alanyl-tRNA editing protein, whose product MAASRGPTEPEVRAFESTVESIDGTDVVLEETWFYPEGGGQPADRGAIEGVPVVDVQSVDGQVVHTLERAPDFEVGDTIGAVIDDEFRTYAMRAHTASHVLYGAGRQVFADIGYGGFGITDEKVRVDFETSTEIDDDTLVELERLTNRAIWDSREVTWEELPREEALKLDDIAFNTATEEGVMADADTVRVVTVEDWDVGACGGTHVSNTREIGPVSVLDRSNPGEGLTRVEFAVGPSAVEERAAEHQAALQAANEIGTNITSLPQAVTRLQSEVESLEAEVEDLTDTVLTAELRDLDGVGDWQVGVIDGHEANAVGDRVQELAGEVAPVLAATGGNGRPFVVVGTDGTADAAEIVDAVTEEFGGGGGGGPTFAQGGGLDADPADVKAFLVERAETGK is encoded by the coding sequence ATGGCAGCCTCACGCGGGCCAACGGAGCCCGAAGTCAGAGCGTTCGAATCGACCGTGGAGTCGATCGACGGCACGGACGTCGTCCTCGAGGAGACCTGGTTCTACCCCGAAGGTGGCGGACAGCCCGCCGATCGGGGCGCCATCGAAGGCGTGCCGGTCGTCGACGTCCAGTCCGTCGACGGGCAGGTCGTCCACACCCTCGAACGGGCCCCGGACTTCGAGGTCGGGGACACGATCGGTGCGGTTATCGACGACGAGTTCCGGACCTACGCGATGCGGGCCCACACCGCCAGTCACGTCCTCTACGGCGCGGGCCGGCAGGTCTTCGCCGACATCGGGTACGGCGGCTTTGGAATCACCGACGAGAAGGTCCGGGTCGACTTCGAGACGTCGACGGAGATCGACGATGACACCCTCGTCGAACTGGAGCGACTGACCAACCGCGCGATCTGGGACTCCCGGGAAGTCACCTGGGAGGAACTCCCGCGCGAGGAGGCCCTGAAACTGGACGACATCGCCTTCAACACCGCGACTGAGGAGGGCGTGATGGCCGACGCGGACACCGTCCGAGTTGTGACCGTCGAAGACTGGGACGTTGGTGCCTGCGGGGGAACCCACGTCTCGAACACGCGAGAGATCGGCCCGGTTTCGGTGCTGGATCGCTCGAATCCGGGCGAGGGACTCACCCGGGTAGAGTTCGCCGTCGGCCCGAGCGCCGTCGAAGAGCGGGCCGCGGAGCACCAGGCCGCGCTGCAAGCCGCAAACGAGATCGGGACGAACATCACCTCGCTGCCCCAGGCCGTCACGCGACTCCAGTCCGAGGTCGAGTCCCTGGAGGCGGAGGTCGAGGACCTCACCGACACGGTCCTCACCGCGGAGTTGCGCGACCTCGACGGGGTCGGCGACTGGCAGGTGGGCGTGATCGACGGCCACGAGGCGAATGCCGTCGGGGACCGTGTTCAGGAACTCGCCGGCGAGGTGGCCCCCGTATTGGCCGCGACGGGCGGGAACGGCCGGCCCTTCGTCGTGGTCGGGACCGACGGAACGGCAGACGCCGCCGAAATCGTCGACGCCGTGACCGAGGAGTTCGGTGGCGGAGGCGGCGGCGGCCCGACCTTCGCGCAGGGCGGTGGCCTCGACGCCGACCCAGCGGACGTGAAGGCGTTCCTCGTCGAACGAGCCGAAACGGGCAAGTAG
- a CDS encoding phosphopantetheine adenylyltransferase, with the protein MDVALGGTFDPIHDGHRRLFRRGFELGDLTVGLTSDDLAPETRHEPRYVRPFEERQAKLRGELAEMAATYDREFAVRKLTEPTGIAVEPPFEALVVTPETQAGGERINRIRRERGLDPLEIVVVERLLADDGEIISSTRIVRGEIDEHGHVTEGPENERSAVR; encoded by the coding sequence ATGGACGTGGCGCTGGGGGGAACGTTCGATCCCATCCACGACGGGCACCGTCGCCTTTTTCGTCGCGGATTCGAACTCGGTGACCTGACTGTCGGCTTGACCAGCGACGACCTGGCCCCCGAGACGCGTCACGAACCCCGATACGTGCGACCTTTCGAGGAGCGGCAGGCGAAACTGCGTGGGGAACTGGCCGAGATGGCCGCCACCTACGATCGGGAGTTTGCAGTTCGAAAGCTCACCGAGCCCACGGGCATCGCCGTCGAGCCGCCGTTCGAGGCGCTGGTCGTCACGCCGGAGACCCAGGCCGGTGGCGAGCGCATCAATCGCATTCGACGGGAGCGCGGGCTCGACCCCCTGGAGATCGTCGTGGTCGAGCGGCTGCTGGCGGACGACGGGGAGATCATTTCGAGCACGCGAATCGTTCGCGGGGAGATCGACGAGCACGGCCACGTCACGGAGGGGCCGGAGAACGAGCGCTCGGCCGTCCGCTGA
- a CDS encoding helix-turn-helix domain-containing protein: protein MAKYSTGGTDGGGDGGTCELCGTATDDLHTVTVEGATLSVCSDCASLGETTGGPAADTPDESGSETERRKRAAQHTAKAFDAATGDSTHWEEEGTNYEGDRLPYLVADYGERVLRARQEAGYQREELAESMDIDENDLLAVEQGRATSASVGGSLIRALEAELDVELVEE, encoded by the coding sequence ATGGCGAAGTATTCCACCGGCGGCACCGACGGCGGTGGCGACGGCGGGACCTGTGAGCTCTGCGGGACCGCCACCGACGACCTGCATACGGTGACCGTCGAGGGCGCGACACTGTCTGTCTGTTCGGACTGTGCCTCACTCGGCGAAACAACGGGCGGTCCGGCAGCGGACACTCCAGACGAGTCAGGGTCGGAGACAGAGCGGCGCAAGCGGGCCGCCCAGCACACCGCCAAGGCCTTCGACGCGGCCACGGGCGATTCGACCCACTGGGAAGAGGAGGGCACGAACTACGAGGGCGATCGGCTCCCGTATCTCGTTGCCGACTACGGCGAGCGGGTCCTCAGGGCCCGCCAGGAGGCCGGCTATCAGCGCGAGGAACTCGCCGAGTCCATGGACATCGACGAGAACGACCTGCTCGCCGTCGAACAGGGCCGGGCGACCTCGGCGTCGGTCGGTGGCTCGCTGATCCGGGCCCTCGAAGCGGAACTCGACGTCGAGTTGGTCGAGGAGTAG
- a CDS encoding RNA-guided endonuclease InsQ/TnpB family protein, with amino-acid sequence MGRTIRTFEATITNQQQVRDDLDQLGWAASKLWNVGRYYAQEQWDETSEIPDDGELKAELKTHERYTDLHSQSSQRVLEELAEAFNGWFKKRRNGDDRARPPGYRKHGDSHPRSTVSFKAAGFRHDAQFTRVRLSKGRNLKEHRSDFILCEYQTRPDVDLTEWDIQQVRAVYKRDEWRLQFVCRTTIDPEPPGEEVAGVDLGICNFATVSFGGESVLYPGGALKEDEYYFMKQKAKCDDSSSREATRLDRKRRGRRTHFLHALSKAIVEECAERGVGTLVVGDLGGIREDDENGDPRNWGDHGNLDLHGWAFDRFTTLLDYKAEVEGIDVELVSEHDTSKSCSACGHTDDNQRVERGLYVCENCDTVSNADVNGAENIRQKVLPSLATDGGDRDNGWLAQPAVHLFDRSEGVFAPREQVENREP; translated from the coding sequence ATGGGTCGAACCATCCGAACATTCGAGGCCACAATCACGAACCAACAACAGGTTCGTGACGACCTTGACCAACTCGGATGGGCCGCCTCAAAACTCTGGAACGTCGGTCGCTACTACGCACAAGAACAGTGGGATGAAACGAGCGAAATTCCTGATGACGGGGAGCTCAAAGCCGAACTCAAAACCCACGAACGCTACACGGACTTACATTCACAATCCAGTCAGCGCGTTCTCGAAGAACTCGCTGAAGCGTTCAACGGCTGGTTCAAAAAGCGTCGGAACGGCGACGACCGTGCCCGACCGCCCGGCTACCGCAAACACGGAGACTCCCACCCGCGTTCAACTGTGTCGTTCAAAGCGGCTGGCTTCAGGCACGACGCACAGTTCACCCGTGTCCGCCTCTCGAAAGGCCGTAACCTCAAAGAGCACCGTTCGGACTTCATCCTGTGCGAGTATCAGACTCGCCCGGATGTTGACTTGACCGAGTGGGACATTCAACAGGTTCGCGCCGTCTACAAACGCGACGAGTGGCGACTCCAATTCGTCTGTCGCACCACCATCGACCCGGAACCGCCGGGCGAGGAAGTGGCCGGTGTTGACCTTGGGATATGCAACTTCGCCACCGTCTCGTTCGGTGGTGAATCCGTGTTGTATCCCGGTGGCGCACTCAAAGAAGACGAATACTACTTCATGAAGCAGAAAGCCAAGTGCGACGATTCCTCATCCCGTGAAGCGACTCGTCTCGACCGTAAGCGGAGGGGTCGTCGGACGCACTTCCTGCACGCACTCTCGAAAGCCATTGTAGAAGAGTGTGCCGAACGAGGTGTCGGAACGCTTGTCGTTGGCGACCTTGGCGGCATCCGCGAGGACGACGAGAACGGCGACCCTCGGAATTGGGGCGACCACGGCAATCTCGACTTGCACGGGTGGGCGTTTGACCGCTTCACGACGCTCCTCGACTACAAGGCCGAAGTCGAAGGTATTGACGTGGAGTTGGTGTCGGAACACGATACGTCGAAGTCATGTTCGGCATGCGGCCACACTGACGACAATCAGCGTGTTGAACGGGGACTGTACGTGTGTGAGAACTGCGACACGGTTTCGAACGCGGATGTGAACGGTGCAGAGAACATTCGGCAAAAGGTACTCCCGAGTCTCGCCACAGATGGCGGTGATAGGGATAACGGCTGGTTGGCACAGCCAGCGGTTCACCTGTTCGACCGTAGTGAGGGTGTTTTTGCCCCACGAGAACAGGTCGAGAACCGCGAACCGTAA
- a CDS encoding methyl-accepting chemotaxis protein, with protein MPSQYSSGLMGHYERFLWGVMDALGVTATVERKMLMATLLQFGAIVTIFVLGVALIGVQEFQTVFTTAEIAVFAAVFVLAVGALLNTWLILKRDFVTPIEEVKTAASAISEGELDEGVPTTDQRDEIGELVRCFDRMHGYLGTVSAQAEALSREEFDAEVLEADVPGSFGESLEQMEDNLRTRIEDLEAKREAIERRNEELTETATAYQQTMGYVADGDLTRRLDADTDHEALAGIADSFNRMVEEWEEMLGELRQFADQVADESQALETNAAEVRNASEDISESVQEISAGVDQESRRLDEASNESENLSATIQEITASSDNVATLTEQTAEVGETGQEAAQDAEAEMAALRERSESVTDAVRTLNGTLEEIGEITDVILDIADQTNILALNAGIEAARADAGGDGFAVVAEEVKSLAQDTKESAEEIEGLIGEVQAQSEETVAEIDEMADRVESGTETVETATAAFGEMAENVSEINTSIKEVNDATAEQAESMQDVVAMIQEIAAISDQTATESQSVAAAAEEQAATLSSVAENATDLADNAEGLESRLSQFEVRRTRSSAGGSNAEFEGDTGPSASGETGAGADSMEWQSVATDGSGDD; from the coding sequence ATGCCCAGCCAGTACTCAAGTGGCCTGATGGGCCACTACGAACGGTTCCTCTGGGGCGTCATGGACGCCCTGGGCGTGACCGCCACCGTGGAGCGGAAGATGTTGATGGCGACGCTGCTCCAGTTCGGGGCCATCGTCACCATCTTCGTCCTCGGGGTCGCGCTGATCGGCGTCCAGGAGTTCCAGACCGTCTTCACGACGGCCGAGATCGCAGTCTTCGCGGCCGTGTTCGTCCTCGCCGTCGGAGCACTCTTGAACACCTGGCTCATTCTCAAACGTGATTTCGTCACGCCGATCGAGGAGGTGAAGACCGCGGCGTCGGCGATCTCCGAAGGCGAACTGGACGAAGGAGTCCCAACGACCGACCAACGGGACGAGATCGGCGAACTCGTCCGCTGTTTCGACCGGATGCACGGCTATCTCGGGACGGTCAGCGCCCAGGCCGAGGCACTCAGCCGCGAGGAGTTCGACGCCGAGGTTCTCGAGGCCGATGTCCCGGGAAGTTTCGGTGAGTCACTCGAGCAGATGGAGGACAACCTCCGGACCCGAATCGAGGACCTCGAAGCGAAACGCGAGGCCATCGAGCGCCGGAACGAGGAACTGACCGAGACCGCCACGGCCTACCAGCAGACGATGGGCTATGTAGCCGACGGCGATCTCACCCGACGCCTCGACGCGGATACGGACCACGAGGCCCTGGCGGGGATCGCCGACTCGTTCAACCGCATGGTCGAGGAGTGGGAGGAGATGCTCGGTGAACTCCGGCAGTTCGCCGACCAGGTCGCCGACGAGAGCCAGGCCCTGGAGACCAACGCGGCCGAAGTCAGAAACGCGAGTGAGGACATCAGCGAGTCCGTCCAGGAGATCTCGGCGGGTGTCGATCAGGAGAGTCGACGGCTCGACGAGGCCTCGAACGAGTCCGAGAACCTCTCGGCGACGATCCAGGAGATTACCGCGTCTTCGGACAACGTCGCGACGCTCACCGAACAGACGGCGGAAGTCGGCGAGACCGGCCAGGAAGCAGCCCAGGACGCCGAAGCCGAGATGGCCGCGCTCCGGGAGCGAAGCGAGTCGGTCACCGACGCAGTCAGAACGCTCAATGGGACCCTAGAGGAGATCGGCGAGATTACCGACGTGATCCTGGACATCGCCGACCAGACGAACATTCTGGCCCTGAACGCGGGCATCGAGGCGGCCCGAGCCGACGCCGGGGGCGACGGCTTCGCCGTCGTGGCCGAGGAAGTCAAGTCCCTGGCCCAGGACACCAAAGAGTCCGCCGAGGAGATCGAGGGCCTCATCGGCGAGGTCCAGGCCCAGTCCGAAGAGACCGTCGCGGAGATCGACGAGATGGCCGATCGGGTCGAGAGTGGGACCGAGACCGTCGAGACCGCGACGGCCGCCTTCGGGGAGATGGCAGAGAACGTCTCGGAGATCAACACCTCGATCAAGGAAGTCAACGACGCGACCGCCGAACAGGCCGAATCGATGCAGGACGTGGTGGCGATGATCCAGGAGATCGCGGCCATCAGCGACCAGACGGCGACCGAATCCCAGTCCGTGGCCGCGGCGGCCGAAGAACAGGCCGCGACCCTGTCGAGTGTCGCCGAAAACGCCACAGACCTGGCGGACAACGCCGAGGGGCTGGAGTCCCGGCTCTCTCAGTTCGAGGTCCGGAGAACCAGGTCGAGTGCTGGCGGGTCGAACGCGGAGTTCGAGGGTGATACGGGCCCGTCCGCGAGCGGGGAGACGGGTGCCGGCGCGGACTCGATGGAGTGGCAATCGGTGGCGACGGACGGCAGCGGCGACGACTAG
- a CDS encoding transcription initiation factor IIB family protein, whose protein sequence is MYRAGTERAEEANLAALEQVADRLELDSQARSAARELYLSQLPAPDRSKPGLRAASLYAGSLIAGDQRSQTAVADAGDVARLTIQQQWRELLRDAGFEPPSW, encoded by the coding sequence ATGTACCGGGCCGGGACCGAACGGGCCGAAGAAGCCAATCTCGCGGCCCTGGAGCAGGTCGCAGACCGACTCGAACTCGACTCCCAGGCCCGATCGGCGGCCCGTGAACTCTACCTCTCCCAACTCCCGGCCCCGGACCGCTCCAAACCCGGGCTCCGCGCCGCGAGCCTCTATGCCGGCTCGCTCATCGCTGGCGATCAACGGTCCCAGACCGCCGTCGCTGACGCCGGAGATGTCGCTCGGCTCACGATTCAGCAACAGTGGCGGGAGTTGCTCCGGGACGCGGGCTTCGAGCCGCCGTCCTGGTGA
- a CDS encoding cation-translocating P-type ATPase: MAWHDRPVAAVFETLDSDASGLTDTEARERLEAVGPNEIESEGGRTPLAVFVSQFTSGLILVLIGAAILSAAIGHLVDTVLIAVILLANGLFGFVQEYRAERSLQALAEMATPEATVIRNGKRVDISQRAVVPGDVIVLEGGDAIPADARVLETASLEVDEAPLTGESVPVEKQAGKLAATTPVAERANMVFRGTVVTRGRGRALVVETGMETEVGAIADELATARERQTPLQRDLDRLGKRIGLGVLALSALVVPLLVWRGTALVDAALAAVSLAVAAIPEGLPAVVTLTLALGVRRMADANALVRTLPAVESLGSVDVVCTDKTGTLTEGRMHVDRFWVHDESHEQFDGSEQVETLLTIGALCNDADEDRGEPTENALYEAAIEAGIDVATLRERRPRTDEIPFSADRKRMTTIHEDRVRMKGAPTVVLERSNRILTADGEKPLDQETRDRIEAQVAAFADDALRVLGFAYKEAGAGDPESDLVFVGLQGLIDPPRPEVEAAIAETRRAGIAVKMITGDNRRTARAIGRAVGIESPVLTGPEIDAMDEQALAGQVGNVDIFARTTPTHKVRILQALQNSGRTVAMTGDGVNDAPALKNADVGIAMGIRGTDVAKQASDITLLDDNYATIEGAIQRGRAIFDNIWKFVGYLLSANLAEVLLVLIASLWGYLVLPAVQLLWINLLTDGLPALAIGADPEASDVMKRGPRTESGVIDRPMLTLIGGFGGTATVVLLGVLVLALDGAPAVTPYAMTMVFTGFVGFEIAKLYLVRFTRGTSPLSNPWLSAAVLGSILLQLAVLYTPLNRYFGTVPLRLSDWGLLLGALGVAMPAFLTVAWMVRRSVTAQWERDRTGES; the protein is encoded by the coding sequence ATGGCCTGGCACGACCGGCCCGTCGCGGCGGTGTTCGAGACCCTGGACAGCGACGCCAGCGGCCTGACTGACACGGAAGCCAGGGAGCGACTCGAAGCCGTCGGGCCGAACGAGATCGAGAGCGAGGGGGGCCGAACCCCGCTTGCGGTCTTCGTCTCGCAGTTCACGAGCGGGCTGATTCTCGTCCTGATCGGGGCCGCGATCCTCTCGGCGGCGATCGGCCACCTCGTCGATACCGTCCTCATCGCCGTGATCCTGCTGGCAAACGGCCTCTTCGGGTTCGTCCAGGAGTACCGCGCCGAACGAAGCCTCCAGGCGTTGGCCGAGATGGCGACCCCCGAGGCAACGGTGATCCGGAACGGCAAGCGAGTGGATATCAGCCAACGGGCGGTCGTCCCGGGGGACGTGATCGTCCTGGAGGGCGGGGACGCGATCCCGGCCGACGCTCGCGTGCTTGAGACCGCGAGCCTGGAAGTCGACGAGGCCCCGCTGACCGGCGAGAGTGTCCCCGTCGAGAAACAGGCCGGGAAACTGGCGGCAACAACCCCGGTCGCGGAGCGGGCGAACATGGTCTTCCGCGGGACGGTGGTTACTCGCGGACGGGGTCGAGCCCTCGTGGTCGAAACCGGGATGGAGACCGAGGTGGGGGCCATCGCGGACGAACTGGCCACCGCCCGGGAGCGCCAGACGCCGCTCCAGCGGGACCTCGACCGACTGGGGAAGCGGATCGGCCTGGGCGTACTCGCACTCTCCGCGCTCGTCGTCCCACTTTTGGTCTGGCGGGGAACGGCGCTCGTGGACGCCGCCCTGGCTGCGGTCTCCCTGGCCGTCGCCGCCATCCCGGAGGGACTGCCAGCCGTGGTCACGTTGACCCTCGCACTCGGCGTCCGGCGGATGGCCGATGCGAACGCACTGGTGCGAACCCTGCCGGCTGTGGAGTCCCTCGGTTCGGTCGACGTGGTCTGTACGGACAAGACAGGGACCCTCACTGAGGGGCGGATGCACGTCGATCGGTTCTGGGTCCACGACGAGAGCCACGAGCAGTTCGATGGAAGCGAGCAGGTGGAGACGCTGCTCACCATCGGCGCGCTCTGTAACGACGCCGATGAGGACCGGGGCGAACCCACGGAAAACGCCCTCTACGAGGCGGCCATCGAAGCGGGGATCGACGTGGCAACACTGCGCGAGCGGCGGCCGCGAACGGACGAGATCCCGTTCTCGGCGGATCGCAAGCGCATGACGACGATCCACGAGGATCGGGTCCGGATGAAGGGAGCCCCCACCGTCGTTCTGGAGCGCTCGAACCGGATCTTGACCGCCGACGGCGAGAAACCCCTGGACCAGGAGACACGGGACCGAATCGAAGCACAAGTCGCGGCCTTCGCCGACGACGCACTGCGGGTCCTGGGGTTCGCGTACAAAGAAGCCGGAGCCGGTGACCCCGAGTCGGACCTGGTGTTCGTCGGACTACAGGGGCTGATCGATCCGCCCCGCCCGGAGGTCGAAGCCGCCATCGCAGAGACTCGGCGTGCCGGCATCGCAGTCAAGATGATCACGGGGGACAACCGCCGCACGGCGAGGGCGATCGGGCGGGCGGTCGGGATCGAGTCTCCCGTCCTCACCGGCCCGGAGATCGACGCCATGGACGAGCAGGCTCTCGCCGGGCAAGTTGGGAACGTGGACATCTTCGCACGCACGACCCCAACCCACAAGGTCCGGATCCTGCAGGCCCTGCAGAACAGCGGCCGAACCGTCGCGATGACGGGCGATGGGGTGAACGATGCGCCCGCGCTGAAGAACGCCGACGTGGGCATCGCGATGGGCATCAGAGGCACCGACGTCGCCAAGCAAGCCAGTGACATCACGCTCCTGGATGACAACTACGCGACAATCGAGGGAGCCATCCAGCGTGGGCGGGCGATCTTCGACAACATCTGGAAGTTCGTGGGCTATCTCCTCTCGGCGAACCTCGCGGAGGTGCTCCTGGTCCTGATCGCCTCGCTCTGGGGCTATCTCGTCCTCCCGGCGGTGCAGTTGCTCTGGATCAACCTGCTCACCGACGGCCTCCCGGCGCTCGCGATCGGGGCGGATCCCGAAGCCTCGGACGTGATGAAACGCGGCCCGCGCACGGAGAGCGGCGTCATCGATCGACCGATGCTGACACTCATAGGGGGCTTCGGCGGGACGGCGACGGTCGTGCTGCTCGGTGTGCTGGTGCTCGCCCTCGATGGCGCTCCAGCGGTGACGCCGTACGCGATGACGATGGTGTTCACCGGCTTCGTCGGCTTCGAAATCGCGAAGCTGTACCTGGTGCGGTTCACGCGAGGAACGAGCCCGCTCTCGAACCCCTGGCTCTCGGCTGCGGTCCTCGGCTCCATCCTGCTCCAGCTAGCCGTCCTGTACACTCCGCTGAACCGGTACTTCGGCACGGTTCCATTGCGCCTGAGCGACTGGGGCCTGTTACTCGGTGCGCTCGGCGTGGCGATGCCGGCCTTCCTCACCGTGGCATGGATGGTGCGACGCTCCGTCACGGCACAGTGGGAGCGAGATCGCACCGGTGAATCGTAA
- a CDS encoding sodium:calcium antiporter: MLVELALFVFGLALLVFGADRAVTAAAGLALFYGVSPFFVGVTVISIGTSVPEMVTSITGASFGAGDLVVGNIVGSETAQITIAIAIVAFIAPIIANRRNVLTYGSAMLLAMTVMLLALEDGSIGRSEGVLMMLAYVQFVYILYTNEGGAEIGEEIEGRLSPREALPWIIGGLMLVVVGSQIMVTNGMAVARIVGVPEYTIGLLTGLGTTLPEIAIAGLAATRGQQGISVGSLLGSNVTDPVFSLGIGALFFEISVSNPEQVLLSASYMVLVSVAVLALMG, encoded by the coding sequence ATGCTCGTCGAACTCGCGCTGTTCGTCTTCGGGCTGGCACTCCTGGTCTTCGGTGCCGACCGGGCCGTGACTGCCGCGGCCGGACTGGCTCTCTTCTACGGCGTCTCGCCCTTCTTCGTGGGCGTGACAGTCATCTCGATCGGGACCTCGGTCCCGGAGATGGTCACCTCGATTACCGGGGCGTCCTTCGGGGCGGGCGATCTGGTCGTGGGCAACATCGTCGGCTCCGAGACCGCCCAGATCACCATCGCGATCGCGATCGTCGCGTTCATCGCCCCGATCATAGCCAACCGGCGGAACGTGCTCACATACGGGAGTGCGATGCTCCTCGCGATGACGGTGATGCTACTGGCCCTCGAAGACGGGTCGATCGGTCGCTCGGAGGGGGTCCTGATGATGCTCGCCTACGTGCAGTTCGTCTACATCCTGTACACGAACGAGGGCGGGGCGGAGATCGGCGAAGAGATCGAGGGGCGACTCAGCCCTCGTGAAGCCCTGCCGTGGATCATCGGGGGACTGATGCTGGTCGTCGTCGGGAGCCAGATCATGGTGACAAACGGCATGGCAGTCGCCCGAATCGTGGGGGTCCCGGAGTACACGATCGGCCTGTTGACCGGTCTCGGCACGACGCTACCGGAGATCGCCATCGCCGGACTCGCCGCCACCAGGGGCCAGCAGGGGATCTCGGTGGGCTCACTGCTGGGGAGCAACGTCACGGACCCGGTCTTCTCGCTGGGGATCGGCGCCCTGTTCTTCGAGATCAGTGTGAGCAACCCCGAGCAAGTGCTGCTCTCGGCGAGTTACATGGTCCTGGTCTCGGTGGCCGTACTCGCGCTTATGGGATGA
- the panB gene encoding 3-methyl-2-oxobutanoate hydroxymethyltransferase: MSGIATIRTDTRDAPITMLTAADAPTAKIIEESGIDVILVGDSLGNTLLGYDSTIPVTQDEMESHTAAVVRGTETVPVVADVPFLSYGADRAESVRNCGRFIKEAGADAVKLESGPHTVSLTDRLTDMGIPVMAHVGTRPQHARQAGGLGQTGGSESEADAIVSLAEAHEAAGAFAVVVEHVPDDVGRAVTEALSVPTIGIGAGPATDGQVLVLADVLGLSESVPPFAEQFGEVRREMRAAIEGYQDAVTRGDFPRE, translated from the coding sequence ATGAGCGGCATCGCGACGATCAGGACGGACACGAGGGACGCGCCGATCACGATGCTCACGGCCGCGGACGCCCCGACGGCCAAGATCATCGAGGAGAGCGGCATCGACGTCATTCTGGTCGGTGACAGCCTCGGCAACACCCTCCTGGGCTATGACTCGACGATCCCGGTGACACAGGACGAGATGGAGAGTCATACCGCCGCCGTCGTCCGGGGAACTGAAACGGTGCCCGTCGTCGCCGACGTTCCTTTCCTCTCGTATGGGGCTGATCGGGCCGAGAGCGTCCGGAACTGCGGCCGGTTCATCAAGGAAGCGGGCGCCGATGCCGTCAAACTGGAGAGTGGTCCCCACACCGTCTCGCTCACGGACCGGCTGACGGACATGGGCATCCCGGTGATGGCCCACGTCGGAACCCGACCACAACATGCGAGACAGGCGGGTGGGCTCGGCCAGACAGGGGGAAGCGAGTCCGAAGCGGACGCCATCGTCTCGCTCGCCGAAGCCCACGAGGCGGCGGGCGCGTTCGCCGTGGTCGTCGAACACGTTCCGGACGATGTCGGGCGGGCCGTCACCGAAGCGCTCTCGGTCCCCACGATCGGTATCGGGGCCGGCCCGGCCACTGACGGCCAGGTGCTGGTGCTCGCCGACGTGCTGGGACTCTCCGAGTCGGTGCCACCCTTCGCCGAGCAGTTCGGGGAGGTCAGGCGCGAGATGCGGGCCGCGATCGAGGGCTACCAGGACGCAGTGACACGCGGAGACTTTCCCCGCGAGTGA